Proteins co-encoded in one Candidatus Neomarinimicrobiota bacterium genomic window:
- a CDS encoding MBL fold metallo-hydrolase, with protein MKITFAGTGDGRGIPAIGCRCERCEIGRKESGKNRRRRVCVIIKNSSETIILDTPIDIGRIVNKYKIFNISAIFLSHKHWDHIGGITEFEWWNAEKIPVYGNMSALANFETTERLYDRCKFHVMHDRDSVKIGGIKFKCFKVNHKVPTHGLIIREDSKRIVHFSDSVNLSLNDFEKRQVKKANLVIFHTPGYDGGTDHIDVISVMKIAKKYPEIKFIISHIGHNNLSHEELEEKFASYKNLRVAYDGLEIKI; from the coding sequence ATGAAAATAACATTTGCCGGAACCGGAGATGGACGGGGTATCCCTGCAATAGGTTGTAGGTGTGAACGGTGTGAGATTGGGAGGAAAGAGAGTGGGAAAAACCGACGACGACGGGTATGTGTTATAATAAAAAATAGTTCGGAGACAATTATACTCGATACACCGATCGACATCGGACGGATAGTAAATAAGTACAAAATATTCAACATATCTGCGATATTTCTTTCTCACAAACATTGGGATCACATCGGAGGAATAACCGAATTCGAGTGGTGGAATGCAGAGAAAATCCCCGTTTACGGGAATATGTCCGCGCTTGCAAATTTCGAAACAACTGAAAGACTGTATGATAGGTGCAAATTTCATGTCATGCATGACCGGGATTCGGTTAAAATAGGGGGGATAAAATTTAAATGTTTCAAGGTAAATCATAAAGTCCCCACCCATGGCTTGATCATAAGGGAAGATAGTAAACGCATAGTTCATTTTAGTGACAGCGTTAATTTATCATTAAATGATTTTGAGAAAAGACAGGTGAAAAAAGCGAACCTCGTCATATTCCATACACCGGGCTATGACGGCGGCACTGACCACATCGACGTTATCAGCGTGATGAAAATTGCGAAGAAATATCCGGAGATCAAATTCATTATCTCTCATATCGGGCATAATAACCTATCTCACGAAGAATTAGAGGAAAAATTTGCTTCTTATAAAAATCTGCGCGTCGCATATGATGGACTGGAGATTAAAATTTAA
- a CDS encoding Gfo/Idh/MocA family oxidoreductase yields the protein MSDIRIGIIGTGAIAGTHAGILQQNDAVKLGSVYDIQNDRAERFAAEFGMQALSGDEDVIADSDAVYVTVPNNFHAEMTLKVLNHGKHVFCEKPFALNLDDARKIVDAVEKEGVVYQLGFSRRLAPVYKKMKELITSGELAPKSFNIKMNRGELQVPP from the coding sequence ATGAGTGATATAAGAATCGGTATAATCGGAACTGGAGCAATTGCGGGAACGCACGCAGGAATATTGCAACAAAACGACGCTGTGAAATTGGGTTCTGTTTACGATATTCAGAATGACCGCGCGGAAAGATTTGCAGCCGAATTTGGTATGCAAGCGCTTTCCGGCGATGAGGATGTCATCGCTGATTCTGATGCCGTTTATGTTACTGTTCCCAATAATTTCCATGCCGAAATGACGCTCAAAGTCTTGAACCATGGTAAACACGTCTTTTGTGAAAAGCCGTTTGCACTCAATCTCGACGATGCCCGGAAGATAGTTGATGCTGTTGAAAAAGAAGGGGTTGTCTACCAGCTTGGGTTCAGCAGGAGACTCGCCCCGGTCTACAAAAAAATGAAAGAGCTGATAACGAGTGGGGAACTTGCCCCGAAATCGTTTAACATAAAAATGAACCGTGGAGAGCTGCAGGTTCCGCCGTGA
- a CDS encoding sodium/solute symporter (Members of the Solute:Sodium Symporter (SSS), TC 2.A.21 as described in tcdb.org, catalyze solute:Na+ symport. Known solutes for members of the family include sugars, amino acids, nucleosides, inositols, vitamins, urea or anions, depending on the system.), with amino-acid sequence MNIDLIMVLAYFVVIFLIGIYKSGKQKKDATTYFLSGRNLRWPAIAMSTIATNIQAGHFIGMGGAAYVYGLAWANFEIDAVFGILLAAFFFVPLYLRMKVFTITQFFEARFGSFVALSYSIFSLILFGVIYMGGALYWGSIAINGIFADQLTVLHSDPVIRLYIIVVLMGVFSSLYVYFGGLAAVVRTDIIQLVTLLGGAFIVLVLAVKAVGGFSELYNPDNYANITTGRDHLMHLFLPIEHPKVPWPAVFFGMALLHIQYWGANQVILQRSLAARSLKDAQIGLIVGGFLKYVFAALIIIPPIALVGFHKPLEDPDQAYIVLVNTLLSPGVRGFVIMGLFASLMSTVDSIINSVSTLFTFDIYKRLVNKNATDEKLMKVGKNSIGFITLSGIMFAFSLIYIKYHGFNFPLSLITNEISYHIKAGYTILILAAVFCTRAPRKLVVYVFVGSAAVSLAFRYYIFPDMNWLNRTGWVIVLGFAILAIVSYFSPGTKIKWKELLIVDSRKVGYFGVVLAISLVVLNVLFR; translated from the coding sequence ATGAATATAGATCTGATTATGGTACTCGCTTATTTCGTGGTCATTTTCCTGATCGGAATATATAAAAGCGGTAAACAGAAAAAGGATGCCACCACTTATTTCCTTAGTGGAAGGAATCTCCGCTGGCCTGCAATAGCGATGTCCACGATCGCGACCAACATTCAAGCAGGTCATTTTATCGGAATGGGTGGCGCTGCATACGTTTATGGTCTGGCGTGGGCGAATTTTGAGATCGATGCGGTCTTCGGCATTCTTCTCGCTGCTTTCTTTTTTGTCCCTCTCTATCTGCGTATGAAAGTATTCACCATTACCCAGTTCTTTGAGGCAAGGTTCGGCAGTTTTGTAGCTCTGAGTTATTCTATCTTTTCCCTGATTCTGTTCGGAGTTATCTATATGGGAGGAGCGCTCTACTGGGGAAGCATCGCGATTAACGGTATTTTTGCAGATCAGTTAACAGTACTTCATTCTGACCCGGTAATCAGGCTCTACATCATTGTGGTTCTCATGGGCGTGTTTTCATCTCTATATGTCTATTTCGGCGGTCTCGCGGCAGTTGTCCGCACTGACATCATTCAGTTGGTTACATTGTTAGGAGGCGCGTTTATAGTTCTGGTATTAGCGGTGAAAGCGGTCGGTGGATTCTCTGAATTGTATAATCCTGACAATTATGCCAATATCACGACCGGAAGGGATCATTTAATGCACCTGTTTCTGCCTATAGAGCACCCGAAAGTACCCTGGCCGGCCGTGTTCTTCGGCATGGCTCTATTGCACATCCAGTATTGGGGCGCAAACCAGGTGATTCTGCAAAGGTCTCTTGCCGCCCGTTCCCTGAAGGATGCCCAGATCGGATTGATAGTCGGCGGTTTTTTAAAGTATGTTTTTGCGGCTTTGATAATAATACCGCCAATCGCACTGGTAGGTTTTCATAAACCCCTTGAAGACCCTGACCAGGCATACATTGTACTGGTAAACACGCTGCTGTCACCGGGTGTCCGGGGTTTCGTGATTATGGGCCTCTTCGCTTCCCTGATGAGTACAGTGGATTCCATAATAAATTCGGTCAGCACCCTTTTTACGTTTGATATTTACAAGAGATTGGTAAATAAAAACGCGACGGATGAAAAGTTGATGAAGGTAGGAAAGAATTCAATCGGATTCATTACCCTTTCCGGAATCATGTTCGCATTTTCCCTGATCTATATAAAATATCACGGATTTAATTTCCCTCTTTCACTTATAACGAACGAGATATCTTACCATATAAAAGCAGGTTATACGATACTGATTTTGGCCGCGGTGTTCTGCACCAGAGCGCCGAGGAAACTTGTCGTGTACGTTTTTGTCGGCAGTGCAGCGGTTTCGCTCGCATTCAGATATTACATATTCCCGGATATGAACTGGTTAAACCGGACAGGATGGGTCATCGTATTAGGTTTTGCGATATTAGCGATTGTATCATATTTTTCACCCGGAACGAAGATCAAATGGAAAGAATTGCTCATTGTAGATTCAAGAAAGGTCGGGTATTTCGGCGTGGTTCTTGCCATATCATTAGTCGTGTTGAACGTGCTCTTCAGGTAA
- a CDS encoding T9SS type A sorting domain-containing protein, with protein sequence MMKNKLQMTLVVAFTVMFVGLFASTIYAQEDDVRYAAKNTGFGLTDIDNDGRSEIIMFDDNSGFVRVYEATATDTYVLVKEWQPNPANWVPGATVKSGIEAVDFNDDGAEEIYLSDTKGNSWVIIPGTDVTKMLDDANWTRLHDWKVGLVHNTDYNETGEVRGNLIADVDGDGLESVYIAANNFGAILDMEWEGDAGDGGAGDVTDGDLYGYYTTSIVEADVQGGSFARPSNIQITDMDGDGLMEILAIVPWTGDNPIANLTGLYIFEQTDLDDPGNLGVNTALTMVWHEASEAIFKRGYILTAGGTLRANVDIDGDGLGEFLTYDGDGGERIVYLFEATNATDNEWVEVWSYQFSDGDAGIVGGERGIMVMDIDGDGNDEIVVIVDSYDPDDTDNNGFNAGHIFEFDGSLSGYGLPDTPTATFDPPRDAMDQVRLENNSLVYDVDGDGEDELVLTYRGGNGMFLSIISLEATDTELAAGNVTMTVEFEELFVFVGVEDGPLAQMPSDYSLGQNYPNPFNPSTTIAYDVPAASNVSINIYDMLGRNVITLVNEQKNAGSHTVEWNGKNSSGIQVTSGIYFYRLEAGQSAITKKMLLLR encoded by the coding sequence ATGATGAAGAATAAGCTACAAATGACGCTGGTAGTTGCTTTTACAGTCATGTTTGTCGGGCTTTTTGCTTCAACAATTTACGCCCAGGAAGACGACGTTCGCTACGCGGCGAAAAACACCGGTTTCGGCTTAACCGACATCGACAATGACGGCCGCAGTGAGATCATAATGTTCGATGATAACTCCGGCTTTGTTCGTGTGTATGAAGCCACGGCTACTGATACGTATGTATTAGTGAAAGAGTGGCAGCCGAACCCGGCTAACTGGGTACCGGGCGCCACTGTAAAGAGCGGGATAGAGGCGGTGGATTTTAACGATGACGGTGCTGAGGAGATCTATCTTTCCGATACGAAGGGTAACTCCTGGGTTATAATCCCCGGCACGGATGTTACCAAGATGCTCGACGACGCTAACTGGACCCGGCTCCACGACTGGAAGGTCGGCTTAGTTCACAATACTGACTATAATGAAACCGGCGAGGTCCGCGGAAACCTTATAGCCGACGTTGATGGTGACGGTTTGGAGAGCGTTTATATTGCCGCTAACAACTTCGGCGCGATTCTGGATATGGAGTGGGAGGGAGATGCAGGTGATGGCGGTGCCGGCGATGTGACTGACGGGGATCTTTACGGTTATTACACGACGTCGATAGTCGAAGCTGATGTTCAAGGCGGTAGTTTTGCTCGTCCGTCCAACATACAAATTACTGACATGGACGGTGACGGACTCATGGAGATCCTGGCGATCGTTCCGTGGACGGGTGACAACCCTATAGCCAACCTGACGGGATTGTATATATTCGAGCAAACGGATCTAGATGACCCAGGCAATCTGGGCGTCAACACCGCCCTGACCATGGTATGGCATGAGGCATCTGAGGCAATTTTCAAGCGCGGCTATATCTTAACGGCCGGCGGTACCTTAAGAGCTAATGTAGACATCGACGGGGACGGCCTGGGAGAGTTTTTGACGTATGACGGTGATGGCGGCGAAAGAATCGTCTATCTCTTTGAGGCAACTAATGCGACGGACAATGAATGGGTGGAAGTCTGGTCGTATCAGTTTTCCGACGGGGATGCAGGCATAGTTGGAGGTGAGCGCGGTATCATGGTGATGGATATAGACGGAGATGGTAATGATGAGATTGTAGTCATAGTCGATTCATACGATCCTGATGATACAGATAATAACGGCTTCAATGCGGGTCATATATTCGAGTTTGACGGTAGCCTTAGCGGTTATGGTTTACCGGACACGCCCACGGCGACGTTTGATCCACCGAGGGATGCCATGGACCAGGTCAGATTGGAGAATAACTCCCTGGTATATGATGTGGACGGCGACGGCGAGGACGAACTCGTGCTGACGTATCGCGGCGGTAACGGCATGTTTCTGTCAATCATATCGCTTGAGGCCACTGATACTGAATTAGCCGCTGGAAATGTTACGATGACGGTTGAGTTTGAGGAACTATTTGTATTTGTAGGTGTTGAAGATGGTCCGTTAGCTCAGATGCCCAGCGACTACTCATTGGGCCAGAACTATCCCAACCCCTTCAACCCTTCGACCACCATCGCGTATGATGTTCCTGCAGCATCCAATGTTTCTATAAACATATATGATATGTTGGGCAGGAATGTGATAACATTGGTAAACGAACAAAAGAACGCAGGTTCGCATACCGTTGAATGGAATGGAAAGAACTCGAGCGGAATACAGGTAACAAGCGGAATCTATTTCTACCGCTTGGAAGCCGGTCAGTCCGCAATCACGAAGAAAATGTTACTGCTCAGGTAA